A window of Schistocerca serialis cubense isolate TAMUIC-IGC-003099 chromosome 1, iqSchSeri2.2, whole genome shotgun sequence genomic DNA:
cgccccctccctccccccgccccctcccttcccccgacCCCTCCCTTCCCCCGACCCCTCCCTTCCCCCGACCCCTcctttcccccgccccctcccttcccccgccccctcccttcccccgccccctcccttcccccgcccccgcccttcccccgccccctccccctcccttcccccgccccctccccctcccctcacccaccccctcccttcccccgccccctcacccGCCCCCCCTTACCCCGCCCCCTCAcccgcccccccttcccccgcccttcccccgccccctccccccttcccccacaccCTCCCTTCCaccgccccctccccttcccccgccccgtccctctcccctacccccgccccgtccctctccccttcccccgccccgtccctctccccttcccccgccccgtccctctccccttcccccgccccgtccctctccccttcccccgccccgtccctctccccttcccccgccccgtccctctccccttcccccgccccgtccccctcaccttcccccgccccgtccccctcACCTAGCCCCGCCCCGTCCCCCtcaccttcccccgccccctccccctcccttcccccgccccctccccctcccctcacccaccccctcccttcccccgccccctcacccGCCCCCCCCTTACCCCGCCCCCTCAcccgcccccccttcccccgcccttcccccgccccctccccccttcccccacaccCTCCCTTCCaccgccccctccccttcccccgccccgtccctctccccttcccccgccccgtccctctccccttcccccgccccgtccctctccccttcccccgccccgtccctctccccttcccccgccccgtccctctccccttcccccgccccgtccctctccccttcccccgccccgtccctctccccttcccccgccccgtccctctccccttcccccgccccgtccccctcaccttcccccgccccgtccccctcaccttcccccgccccgtccccctcaccttcccccgccccgtccccctcaccttcccccgccccgtccccctcACCTTCCACCGCCCCG
This region includes:
- the LOC126455997 gene encoding uncharacterized protein LOC126455997 encodes the protein MKNGVAAHLPEGPQTNTDKEGCWGGGRGGGGRVRGWGGGRGGAGGGEGGGGEGEGEGEGDGDGAGEGEGDGAGVGEGDGAGVGEGDGAGLGEGDGAGVGEGDGAGVGEGDGAGVGEGDGAVEGEGDGAGEGEGDGAGEGEGDGAGEGEGDGAGEGEGDGAGEGERDGAGEGERDGAGEGERDGAGEGERDGAGEGERDGAGEGERDGAGEGERDGAGEGERDGAGEGEGAVEGRVWGKGGGGGGRAGEGGAGEGAG